From the genome of Papaver somniferum cultivar HN1 chromosome 2, ASM357369v1, whole genome shotgun sequence, one region includes:
- the LOC113349641 gene encoding sucrose nonfermenting 4-like protein yields MDSSVPETSGVVGGHVLVPTRFVWPYGGTRVFLTGSFTRWSEHLPMSPVEGCPTVFQAICSLTPGYHQYKFFVDGEWRHDESQPSVTGNYGVVNTVLLTREAEPIINIESPGSRSNMDVDNDAFQRVVKVSDGSLPRISEADLEVSRHRISVFLSTHTAYELLPESGKVLALDVNLPVKQAFHILYEQGIPVAPLWDSCKGQFVGVLSALDFILILKELGSLGSNLTEEELETHTISAWKESKSHLERQIDGHGRAFPKTLIHAGPYDCLKDVALKILQSKVATVPIIHSSTQDGLFPQLLHLASLSGVLKCVCRHFRHSSSSLPILQQPICSIPLGTWVPEIGEPNGRPLAMLRPNAPLSAALSLLLQAQVSSIPIVDDNDSLLDIYSRSDITALAKDKVYAQIHLDEMSIHQALQLGQDANSPTGLFEGQKCQMCLRTDSLHKVMERLSNPGVRRLVIVEAGSKRVEGIISLMDVFRFLLG; encoded by the exons ATGGATTCTTCAGTGCCAGAAACTAGTGGAGTTGTAGGAGGTCATGTTCTTGTTCCAACACGTTTTGTTTGGCCTTATGGCGGTACAAGGGTCTTTCTTACTGGTTCTTTCACAAG GTGGTCAGAGCATTTGCCAATGTCTCCAGTGGAAGGTTGCCCCACGGTTTTTCAAGCCATATGCAGCTTAACACCAGGGTATCATCAG TACAAGTTTTTTGTTGATGGAGAATGGCGTCATGATGAGTCTCAGCCTTCTGTTACTGGCAACTATGGGGTTGTGAATACAGTCTTGCTAACTAGAGAAGCTGAGCCAATTATAAATATTGAGTCACCTGGCTCTAGATCTAACATGGATGTGGATAATGATGCATTTCAACGTGTG GTCAAAGTGTCAGATGGTTCATTACCTAGAATCTCAGAAGCTGATTTAGAGGTCTCTCGTCACCGTATTTCTGTATTCTTGTCCACACACACCGCCTATGAATTACTGCCTGAGTCAGGCAAG GTTCTCGCATTGGATGTTAACTTACCTGTGAAGCAAGCGTTTCATATTCTTTACGAGCAG GGTATTCCTGTGGCTCCTCTGTGGGACTCCTGCAAGGGACAGTTTGTTGGAGTCCTTAGTGCTCTAGATTTTATCTTAATTTTGAAAGAG CTTGGAAGTCTTGGCTCAAATCTGACAGAAGAAGAGCTTGAGACACACACTATATCTGCTTGGAAGGAGAGCAAATCACATCTTGAGAGGCAGATTGATGGTCATGGAAGAGCGTTTCCCAAAACTTTGATCCAT GCTGGGCCATATGATTGTCTGAAAGATGTTGCCTTAAAGATATTGCAAAGCAAGGTGGCTACAGTACCAATTATCCATTCTTCTACACAGGACGGTTTGTTCCCACAGCTGTTACATCTTGCTTCTCTCTCAGGAGTATTAAAAT GTGTATGTAGGCATTTTAGACATTCTTCTAGCTCGTTGCCTATCCTGCAACAACCAATCTGCTCAATTCCTTTGGGTACATGGGTTCCAGAAATTGGGGAACCAAACGGGCGACCATTGGCAATGTTGAGACCAAATGCACCTCTTAGTGCTGCCTTATCTTTATTACTTCAAG CTCAAGTAAGTTCCATCCCAATAGTGGATGACAACGATTCGTTACTGGATATATACTCACGGAG TGACATCACAGCTTTGGCGAAAGATAAGGTTTATGCTCAAATTCATCTTGATGAAATGAGCATCCATCAg GCATTGCAGTTGGGTCAAGATGCAAATTCTCCCACAGGCTTATTTGAAGGACAGAAATGTCAGATGTGTTTACGGACTGATTCTTTACACAAAGTAATGGAGCGGTTGTCTAATCCAG GTGTAAGAAGACTTGTGATTGTAGAAGCTGGAAGCAAACGAGTGGAAGGTATCATTTCATTAATGGATGTATTCAGGTTCTTACTCGGGTAA